From a region of the Paenibacillus lutimineralis genome:
- a CDS encoding carbohydrate ABC transporter permease: MKTSAWYKTIIYSLLVLFSIYFLFPFIWIVLTALKTESEVYQYPLVFFPGGWRFSNFVDAWNAQPFSKYLLNSITITVLTTIGQIISCSMIAYGFSRYEFKFKNGLFILLLATMMIPWDVTMIPLYMQFNLFGWINTLKPLIIPAFFGSAYYVFLLRQFLMGVPKELEHAAKIDGANDFQTYSRIFVPIMKAPLTLIAVLNILSVWNDYLGPLIFLQDRSKYTLALGLAAFKGVHELQIIPIMSITILMIIPPVIAFLFAQKYIVEGISGAIK, translated from the coding sequence ATGAAGACATCAGCATGGTATAAGACGATCATCTATTCTCTACTTGTGTTGTTTTCGATCTATTTTCTGTTTCCTTTCATATGGATTGTGCTGACCGCGTTGAAGACAGAATCCGAGGTGTATCAGTATCCGCTCGTATTTTTCCCGGGCGGCTGGAGATTCTCTAACTTTGTCGATGCCTGGAATGCTCAGCCCTTTAGCAAATATTTGCTGAATTCGATCACGATTACGGTGCTGACAACCATTGGACAGATCATTTCCTGTTCGATGATTGCTTATGGTTTCTCCAGATATGAGTTCAAGTTCAAGAATGGTCTGTTCATCCTGCTATTGGCGACGATGATGATCCCTTGGGACGTTACAATGATTCCGCTCTATATGCAGTTCAATCTATTCGGCTGGATTAATACGCTGAAGCCGCTGATCATTCCTGCTTTTTTTGGATCGGCATATTATGTGTTCCTGCTGCGACAGTTTCTGATGGGCGTGCCTAAAGAACTGGAGCATGCGGCCAAGATTGACGGGGCCAATGACTTCCAGACGTATTCTAGAATATTTGTGCCGATTATGAAGGCGCCGCTAACGCTGATTGCAGTTCTTAATATTCTCAGCGTATGGAACGACTATCTCGGACCGCTCATCTTCTTGCAGGATCGCTCGAAGTATACGCTGGCACTAGGGCTGGCTGCATTTAAAGGAGTCCATGAATTACAGATCATTCCAATTATGTCTATTACGATATTAATGATTATTCCGCCGGTAATCGCCTTCTTGTTCGCACAGAAATATATAGTTGAAGGAATTAGCGGAGCGATTAAATAA
- a CDS encoding carbohydrate ABC transporter permease: MEQAAKSYKRARKLAKWTPYLFISPWIVGILLFTVGPLVFSLIMSFFNWPVTSKPKFIGLGNYSKMFTDDPQFYKSLWITLKFAIFYVPLSLGISLILALLITQNVKGVKIFRTIFYLPAVVSGVAVSIIWGWIFNTKYGILNYALSLLGIEGPKWLVDPNSAIISIVIASAWGVGTMMLIFYTNIKGISPDLYESAAIDGAGPFRQFWSITLPLITPTLFFNLITSTISALQQLTLVLLLTNGGPLKSTYFYGLFVYNNAFKHHKLGYASANAWFMFIIILLLTALIFRSSSVWVFYENEVKNKPARGGKGK, encoded by the coding sequence ATGGAACAAGCAGCCAAAAGCTATAAACGAGCCCGCAAATTAGCAAAATGGACTCCTTATTTATTTATATCGCCCTGGATCGTCGGGATCTTGCTGTTTACGGTTGGACCGTTAGTTTTTTCGTTAATCATGAGCTTCTTCAATTGGCCTGTGACCTCCAAGCCGAAGTTCATCGGGCTTGGCAACTATTCCAAGATGTTCACGGATGACCCTCAGTTCTATAAATCATTGTGGATTACATTGAAGTTTGCGATCTTCTATGTCCCACTCAGCCTGGGTATCTCTTTGATACTGGCCCTGCTCATTACACAGAATGTGAAGGGGGTCAAAATATTCCGCACCATCTTTTATCTGCCTGCTGTCGTGTCCGGGGTTGCTGTCTCGATTATTTGGGGCTGGATATTCAACACCAAATACGGGATTTTAAACTACGCGCTGTCTTTGCTCGGAATTGAAGGGCCGAAATGGCTGGTCGATCCGAATAGCGCCATTATCTCCATCGTCATTGCCAGCGCCTGGGGTGTCGGAACGATGATGTTGATCTTCTATACGAATATTAAAGGCATTTCGCCAGATTTATATGAATCGGCAGCAATTGACGGGGCGGGGCCGTTCCGACAGTTCTGGAGCATTACCTTGCCGCTGATTACGCCAACGCTATTCTTCAACTTGATTACATCCACGATCTCCGCATTGCAGCAATTGACGCTGGTCCTGCTTCTGACCAATGGCGGGCCGCTCAAATCGACTTATTTCTATGGACTGTTCGTATACAATAATGCGTTCAAGCACCATAAGCTCGGTTATGCCAGTGCGAACGCCTGGTTTATGTTCATCATCATCTTATTGTTAACGGCATTGATCTTCAGATCTTCCTCTGTATGGGTGTTCTATGAGAATGAAGTGAAGAATAAGCCTGCGCGGGGAGGAAAGGGCAAATGA
- a CDS encoding YlbF family regulator produces the protein MNIYDKANELAKSLRESQEVADIKSAMKLIDLDLDSKRMLDEFRAQQNAMQQRMMSGDMPSQEEMGQMEKQFENLSLNLNIRRLFDAERRLSVIIQDVNKIITDSLQDLYGPSIQG, from the coding sequence ATGAATATTTATGATAAAGCGAATGAATTAGCGAAATCGTTGCGAGAGAGTCAGGAGGTTGCGGATATCAAGTCGGCGATGAAACTGATCGATTTGGACCTGGATAGCAAGCGGATGCTGGATGAGTTCCGTGCACAGCAGAATGCAATGCAACAGCGGATGATGTCCGGGGATATGCCATCCCAGGAAGAGATGGGGCAGATGGAGAAGCAATTCGAGAACCTTAGCCTTAACCTCAACATTCGCCGTTTGTTCGATGCAGAGCGCCGCTTGAGCGTCATTATCCAGGACGTAAACAAGATCATTACTGACAGCCTGCAAGACCTGTACGGTCCATCGATTCAAGGCTAG
- a CDS encoding DUF445 domain-containing protein — protein MNPWIYIMVSVAVAAFVGGITNHFAIKMLFHPRKKMMIGRFRVPFTPGLIPKRREDIAQSLGNVVADYLVTSEGLQDMVLRPSFKQKVEDYLRALLYKWTQSPLTLKEAALTVWEEDKWEAIKLKLTNTTNSVLEHGMDWLWNQYGLGDKALKEVIPGWTEENRERWSEIAAEALLRTIEEELLSAGGQRMLSKMAAGLADQAGGFLGTMAAIFMDEDKMVRKLTPALVRALRGDETREKVARAIKDKLEEYAEKPINELLQLLANEEGKDWIISQLQKLPLDRWISKAEELKLSSLLASWKPQLEQAIPSFTDRMLRGIVRGIPVVMTAIQLPKLVHEQVQKFPIELLEEVILSVSGKEFRAITWLGVVLGGMIGLLQSLFMLWWR, from the coding sequence ATGAATCCTTGGATTTATATTATGGTCAGTGTAGCTGTCGCTGCTTTCGTCGGCGGTATCACGAACCATTTCGCAATCAAGATGTTATTCCATCCGAGAAAGAAGATGATGATCGGTCGATTTCGCGTCCCGTTTACCCCGGGATTAATTCCGAAACGTAGAGAGGATATCGCACAGTCGCTCGGGAATGTCGTTGCCGATTATTTAGTGACTTCGGAAGGTCTTCAGGATATGGTGCTCCGTCCTTCCTTCAAGCAGAAGGTAGAGGATTATTTACGGGCGCTTCTCTATAAATGGACGCAAAGTCCACTCACGTTGAAAGAGGCTGCCTTAACCGTGTGGGAGGAGGATAAGTGGGAAGCAATCAAGCTGAAGCTTACCAACACAACCAACTCGGTTCTTGAGCACGGGATGGATTGGCTGTGGAATCAATATGGTCTGGGTGATAAGGCGCTCAAGGAGGTTATCCCTGGTTGGACAGAGGAGAACCGGGAACGCTGGAGCGAGATAGCTGCAGAGGCTCTGCTGCGAACGATAGAAGAGGAACTGCTCTCAGCCGGAGGTCAGCGGATGCTATCGAAGATGGCGGCTGGCTTAGCTGATCAAGCTGGTGGATTCTTGGGGACCATGGCAGCGATCTTCATGGATGAAGATAAGATGGTGCGCAAGTTGACCCCTGCCCTAGTCCGTGCTCTACGGGGGGACGAGACGAGAGAGAAGGTAGCGAGAGCGATTAAGGATAAGCTAGAGGAATATGCTGAGAAGCCAATCAACGAACTGCTGCAGCTGTTAGCGAATGAAGAGGGCAAGGACTGGATCATCTCACAGCTCCAGAAGCTGCCGCTGGATAGATGGATAAGCAAGGCCGAGGAATTGAAGCTATCATCCTTGCTCGCCTCCTGGAAGCCTCAATTGGAGCAGGCGATCCCTAGCTTTACAGACCGCATGCTTAGAGGGATTGTTCGCGGAATTCCGGTAGTGATGACGGCTATTCAATTGCCTAAGCTGGTGCATGAGCAAGTACAGAAATTCCCGATCGAATTGTTGGAGGAAGTCATTCTTAGCGTCTCCGGTAAGGAATTCCGCGCAATTACATGGCTGGGCGTAGTTCTTGGGGGAATGATCGGTTTACTACAATCTTTGTTTATGCTGTGGTGGCGCTAG
- a CDS encoding YheC/YheD family protein, with protein sequence MPSKKIKIQIMSPNLLDNDYLVLGEQLIRQWKIPTHYPVQLAFGSFRHTVKVIPLARFDGVRISQELAGKMGVLPRSSLRLSYRPHSTTLQFGPLVGVLISRDYAGASDRPFGPITMFCRELVKACQRQGVYVYFFTPDHIGTSSKSLSGWVFGEAWKQITVPAADVFYNRLTTRKLENKPSVQHFMKEVKSSYGSHFFNEKFLDKTEVFDALGRDVSVSRYLPESHLFRGYSTLKMMCGKHPIVFLKPVKGSLGKGIIRISRLEGGAYQSMIALVGGTKKQVYPSLTKLYSAISPKMKTTRYQIQQGLVLIESDRRPVDFRALVQKNRSGAWNITSIVARTAGSQHFVSNLARGGSLSTVKDAVSRSSLPIGVKSRVSAKLRKAALDIARGVDAQIPAHFGELGIDLAVDHHGRIWLLEVNSKPSKNDNTPMGGSKIRPSVKQVIEYARYLSGF encoded by the coding sequence ATGCCCTCCAAAAAAATAAAGATTCAGATTATGAGCCCGAATCTGCTGGATAATGATTATCTCGTCCTAGGCGAACAGCTGATACGGCAATGGAAAATCCCGACCCATTACCCGGTGCAGCTCGCATTCGGCTCATTCCGGCACACCGTCAAAGTCATTCCCTTGGCCAGATTCGATGGCGTAAGAATCAGTCAAGAACTGGCCGGGAAAATGGGTGTTCTGCCCCGTTCCTCGTTACGGCTCAGCTACCGTCCGCACTCCACTACTCTCCAGTTTGGTCCACTCGTCGGAGTGTTAATCAGCAGAGATTATGCAGGAGCCTCGGATAGGCCCTTCGGTCCAATTACGATGTTCTGCAGAGAACTCGTGAAAGCCTGCCAGCGTCAGGGAGTGTATGTTTATTTCTTCACACCGGATCATATTGGAACGAGTTCGAAATCTTTGTCAGGCTGGGTCTTTGGTGAAGCATGGAAGCAAATCACCGTGCCTGCTGCAGATGTATTCTACAATCGTCTGACAACCCGCAAATTAGAGAATAAACCTAGCGTACAGCATTTTATGAAAGAAGTAAAATCCAGCTACGGAAGCCATTTCTTCAATGAAAAATTCCTTGACAAAACCGAAGTATTCGACGCGCTGGGGCGTGACGTATCCGTGTCGCGCTACTTGCCTGAGTCCCATTTGTTCCGCGGCTACTCTACGCTGAAGATGATGTGCGGCAAGCATCCGATCGTCTTCCTGAAGCCAGTCAAAGGCAGTCTCGGCAAAGGCATCATACGGATCTCCCGACTAGAAGGCGGGGCGTATCAATCGATGATCGCCTTGGTCGGGGGAACTAAAAAACAGGTCTATCCTTCGCTCACCAAGCTGTATTCCGCTATATCGCCCAAAATGAAGACAACACGCTACCAGATCCAGCAGGGACTTGTTCTCATCGAAAGCGATCGGCGTCCAGTCGATTTTCGCGCCTTGGTGCAGAAGAACCGAAGCGGAGCCTGGAATATTACCTCGATCGTAGCCCGGACAGCTGGCAGCCAGCATTTTGTCTCCAATCTGGCTCGCGGAGGATCACTTAGCACAGTCAAGGATGCCGTCTCTCGAAGCTCGCTTCCAATCGGGGTCAAATCCAGGGTCAGCGCTAAACTGCGCAAAGCGGCACTCGATATTGCCAGGGGCGTTGATGCACAGATTCCAGCCCATTTCGGAGAGCTTGGGATCGATCTAGCCGTGGATCATCATGGTCGAATCTGGCTGCTTGAGGTGAATTCCAAGCCATCCAAGAATGATAACACACCCATGGGCGGGAGCAAAATCCGTCCCTCTGTGAAGCAAGTGATTGAATATGCCCGTTATTTGTCCGGATTCTAA
- a CDS encoding YheC/YheD family protein encodes MAKLSKGAVGILVARSEGTVPFAEPAFCRNLCIMGEREGLEVYVFSPVSVNPDSGLVAGYFYEDGHWGRKWFSPPDIVYDRYFSRDRKLLNQKQLTLSLLKKNHPFIYLTRSLSGKWAVYQTLGKFPQFTSYLPETVKYQGSSALSEWLHAHRGEAFLKPQLGTQGRRTLHVKMSTFGNELYITGRAGNNNVINRRFLSLKQGLEWIDKFIGRRPFLLQPYLELSNAEGEPFDIRVLMQKNETGRWEQTGMAARVGRKQSVTSNLHGGGTAHKAIPFLIEQYGSGAGRKIATRIQELAAEIPEALEAHYGRLAELGIDFGVDRKGKIWILEVNSKPGRTSFVKIGDMKSARKSIQNPMGYARYLLHSKS; translated from the coding sequence TTGGCTAAGCTGTCAAAAGGAGCGGTTGGCATTCTGGTAGCAAGAAGCGAAGGAACAGTTCCTTTCGCTGAACCGGCCTTCTGCCGCAATCTGTGCATCATGGGAGAAAGAGAGGGGCTTGAGGTCTATGTATTCAGCCCGGTCTCCGTCAATCCGGATAGCGGACTTGTAGCCGGCTATTTCTATGAGGATGGACATTGGGGAAGAAAATGGTTCTCGCCGCCGGATATCGTATATGATCGGTATTTTTCCCGTGACCGCAAGCTATTGAATCAGAAGCAACTGACTCTCTCCTTGCTGAAGAAGAACCATCCTTTCATCTATTTGACCCGGAGTCTGTCAGGAAAATGGGCCGTGTACCAGACGCTAGGCAAATTTCCTCAGTTCACCTCCTATTTACCGGAAACCGTAAAATATCAAGGTTCTAGCGCATTGTCCGAATGGCTGCATGCCCACCGTGGAGAAGCATTCCTTAAGCCGCAGTTGGGCACGCAGGGCAGACGGACCTTACACGTCAAGATGTCGACATTCGGAAATGAGCTCTATATCACCGGGAGAGCTGGAAATAACAACGTCATTAACCGTCGCTTCCTAAGTCTGAAGCAAGGCTTGGAATGGATCGATAAATTCATTGGACGCCGCCCCTTCCTGCTCCAGCCCTATCTAGAGCTTAGCAATGCAGAAGGCGAGCCGTTTGACATCCGGGTACTGATGCAGAAGAACGAGACCGGCCGTTGGGAGCAGACCGGTATGGCGGCACGGGTCGGCCGCAAGCAATCCGTCACTTCAAATCTGCATGGCGGTGGAACAGCCCATAAGGCGATTCCCTTCCTGATCGAACAGTATGGGAGCGGCGCTGGAAGAAAGATTGCCACACGAATTCAAGAGCTCGCCGCGGAGATCCCGGAAGCCCTGGAAGCCCACTACGGCCGTCTGGCAGAGCTGGGTATCGACTTCGGTGTCGACCGAAAAGGAAAGATATGGATACTGGAGGTCAACTCCAAACCAGGGCGCACTTCATTTGTAAAAATCGGCGATATGAAAAGCGCCAGAAAATCGATACAAAATCCAATGGGGTACGCTCGCTATTTATTGCATAGCAAATCCTGA
- a CDS encoding ABC transporter substrate-binding protein, translating into MLKAKGKSLFIVMLLVVLSLTACGGGTGNKADQGGKQTIRFATWDSEDNLTLQQELIDKFNEQHPDIQVNLEAYGSDYDTKITAGMGAKDAPDVMYMWNYPTYKDALEPLDPYIEKEGSDFKDNFYDTLWNYNSADDQILGLPVGYTTHVVYYNKDLFDAAGIPYPQDGWTWEDLQADAKKLANDAESISGFAFSGKPDPYDYEMFLWGNGASYVDDQGNLEGNLNSPKSIEVLTMFQNMLKEGYAITTEGSGATEMKSGKVAMFTNGAWSIGSLREAGINFGVVELPKSKDGSAISIVSSSGISMSKESSKKDAAWEFIKFWTSEEANKARIDYELPVLKSVVESENLKNDELKKVFYHMLEMSEKYTPASFKVDNWSEISERLELAFESIFNPSTLMDPKAVLDDAAQ; encoded by the coding sequence ATGCTGAAAGCAAAAGGGAAATCATTATTTATCGTTATGTTGCTGGTGGTTCTGTCTTTAACGGCTTGTGGAGGAGGAACGGGGAATAAGGCGGATCAGGGCGGCAAACAGACGATTCGGTTTGCAACTTGGGATTCTGAGGATAACTTGACGCTGCAGCAAGAACTGATCGATAAGTTTAATGAGCAACATCCTGATATTCAAGTGAACCTAGAAGCCTACGGCAGCGATTATGACACGAAGATCACCGCTGGTATGGGGGCAAAGGATGCTCCGGACGTGATGTACATGTGGAATTACCCGACATATAAAGATGCTTTGGAGCCTTTGGACCCTTATATCGAGAAGGAAGGTAGCGATTTTAAGGACAATTTCTATGATACGCTGTGGAATTACAACTCAGCAGATGATCAAATCTTGGGCTTGCCAGTGGGCTATACTACACATGTCGTCTACTATAACAAGGATTTGTTCGATGCTGCGGGCATTCCGTATCCGCAGGACGGATGGACATGGGAAGATCTGCAGGCTGATGCTAAGAAATTGGCTAATGATGCGGAGAGTATCAGTGGATTTGCCTTCTCGGGCAAGCCTGATCCTTATGATTATGAGATGTTCTTATGGGGGAACGGCGCATCCTATGTCGATGATCAAGGCAACCTTGAAGGGAACCTGAATAGTCCCAAATCGATTGAAGTACTGACAATGTTCCAGAACATGCTTAAGGAAGGATACGCGATTACAACCGAAGGCTCGGGAGCAACGGAGATGAAGTCAGGCAAGGTAGCCATGTTCACAAACGGGGCTTGGTCAATCGGTAGCCTGCGTGAAGCGGGGATCAATTTCGGAGTTGTCGAATTGCCTAAATCCAAAGATGGAAGCGCTATCAGCATTGTGTCTTCCTCAGGTATATCCATGTCGAAGGAATCGAGCAAGAAGGATGCGGCCTGGGAGTTCATTAAATTCTGGACGAGCGAAGAAGCGAACAAGGCGCGTATTGACTATGAACTGCCTGTGCTTAAGAGCGTAGTTGAGAGCGAGAATTTGAAGAACGATGAACTGAAGAAAGTATTCTATCACATGCTTGAGATGAGCGAAAAATATACACCGGCTTCATTCAAAGTGGATAACTGGAGTGAGATCTCCGAGCGTCTGGAACTGGCGTTTGAGTCGATCTTTAATCCGAGTACTTTGATGGATCCGAAGGCTGTGTTAGATGATGCAGCTCAGTAA
- a CDS encoding glycoside hydrolase family 2 TIM barrel-domain containing protein: protein MRRSYKRWEDIHLSHINRKSASASFWRYRSKKQALEMNKEESIGYQSLDGEWEFLYLEAPELSPSGFYQIDYDSSKWDRIEVPSCWQMKGYGKMSYTDLYYLFPINPPYVPTDNPTGIYRRGFHVDELALGQRIILKFNGVDSAFDLWINGEHAGYSKVSRLPSEFDITPYVAAGDNQIAVRVYQWSDGTYLEDQDMWWLSGIFRSVELYQVPETTVEDIYVVTEFDEWYQDSELKVQIKLDSCSEQEKKVRITCELLDDQGELVTEMEQGMTFSAGATHDITLTKLISSPKQWTAETPNLYSLLVTLYEGEQAVEVIPVRIGFRCVEVKDGNITVNGKVIMINGVNRHDHDPEHGRTVSKERMLQDILLMKRYNINAVRTAHYPNNEIFYDLCDQYGLYVIDEADLECHGFELIGRYDWLSDNKEWEQAYVDRAERMVLRDRNHASVIMWSLGNESSFGNNFVSVAQACKRLDPTRLVHYEGDRKAIVTDVYSTMYTRLEALKGIGKDDEGKKPHIMCEYGHAMGNGPGGLQEYQDVFRQYKRLQGGFIWEWCDHGIQQMDADGDTYYAYGGNFGDEPTNGNFCIDGLIYPDQTPSPALLEYKKVIEPVKTTAVDLKQGMIEIENTYQFIDLSHLQLEWKIVYDDQVLAQGKTSLETILPGEKREHLIDYSIDEVLPNTDYYLNLQYKLKDGMAYAEQGHVVADAQFKLPYERTEVTVRNVSGELSIVRDAVYTTISNAQFEAVFDHVYGYLHSYRRHGAAWIERGPRLTMWRAPIDNDMYKVDDWKKKYFLHLSSEQLMGFDVKDYGSYAEVNISTYFSALNQAFGFESTYRYTVYADGAIRLHLAGEPVIYSKEVPSMLPRLGIEMHVCQELGDVTWYGRGFGENYVDSKQASMMGVYRAAVEELHTPYVYPQENGNRTDVKWFSMSDREASSLLFKSRNSCELTVHDYTTEALERAKHHHELEKASYHVVHIDDMQTGLGSNSCGEEQLPPYKLGLRSFAIDVEWSSVVPGTEVCMSKRLYAEKE, encoded by the coding sequence ATGAGAAGAAGCTATAAACGCTGGGAGGATATTCATCTATCTCACATCAATCGTAAAAGCGCGAGCGCAAGCTTCTGGCGTTATCGTTCGAAGAAGCAAGCGCTAGAGATGAATAAAGAAGAGAGTATCGGCTATCAAAGTCTGGACGGAGAGTGGGAGTTCCTCTATCTGGAGGCGCCTGAATTGTCTCCGTCAGGCTTCTATCAAATAGATTATGATTCTAGTAAGTGGGATCGCATTGAGGTTCCATCCTGTTGGCAGATGAAAGGGTACGGGAAGATGAGCTATACCGATCTATACTATTTGTTCCCGATTAATCCCCCTTATGTGCCAACCGACAATCCGACGGGTATTTATCGGCGCGGCTTCCATGTAGATGAACTCGCATTGGGACAGCGCATCATATTGAAATTTAACGGCGTGGATAGTGCCTTTGATCTATGGATTAACGGTGAGCATGCTGGCTACAGCAAAGTGAGCCGCCTGCCATCAGAGTTCGATATTACTCCGTATGTCGCAGCGGGAGATAATCAGATCGCGGTTCGTGTCTATCAATGGTCGGATGGAACTTATCTGGAAGACCAGGACATGTGGTGGTTAAGTGGTATTTTCCGTAGTGTAGAACTATATCAGGTGCCGGAGACAACGGTTGAGGATATTTATGTCGTAACGGAATTCGATGAATGGTATCAAGATAGTGAGCTGAAGGTGCAAATCAAGCTGGATAGCTGTTCCGAGCAAGAGAAGAAGGTCAGGATCACTTGTGAACTACTTGACGATCAGGGTGAACTTGTGACTGAGATGGAGCAAGGAATGACGTTCTCTGCTGGGGCGACCCATGATATTACGTTGACTAAGCTGATCTCCTCGCCTAAGCAATGGACGGCAGAAACGCCAAATTTGTATTCACTACTCGTAACACTATATGAAGGAGAGCAGGCCGTGGAGGTCATCCCTGTGCGAATCGGTTTTCGCTGTGTTGAAGTAAAGGATGGCAACATTACGGTGAACGGGAAGGTCATCATGATCAATGGCGTCAACCGTCATGACCATGACCCAGAGCATGGCCGTACTGTTAGCAAGGAACGCATGCTGCAGGACATCCTGCTCATGAAGCGGTACAATATCAACGCGGTTCGTACGGCCCACTACCCAAACAATGAAATATTCTACGACCTCTGTGATCAATACGGACTGTATGTTATTGATGAAGCGGATTTGGAATGTCATGGCTTCGAGTTGATCGGCCGTTATGATTGGCTATCCGATAATAAGGAATGGGAACAAGCCTATGTGGATCGTGCTGAGCGAATGGTGCTGCGCGACCGCAATCACGCTTCGGTCATTATGTGGTCCTTGGGCAATGAATCAAGCTTCGGCAACAATTTCGTAAGCGTGGCCCAGGCTTGCAAACGGTTGGATCCGACACGGTTGGTTCATTATGAAGGAGATCGTAAAGCGATCGTCACCGACGTCTATTCCACGATGTATACAAGGCTTGAGGCACTGAAGGGGATCGGCAAGGATGACGAGGGCAAGAAGCCACATATTATGTGTGAATACGGACATGCCATGGGTAACGGACCGGGTGGTCTTCAGGAATATCAGGATGTATTCAGGCAGTATAAGCGGCTACAGGGTGGCTTCATCTGGGAATGGTGTGATCATGGCATTCAGCAGATGGATGCAGACGGGGATACTTACTATGCTTACGGCGGAAACTTCGGGGATGAGCCTACGAATGGCAATTTCTGCATCGACGGCTTGATTTACCCTGATCAGACGCCTTCGCCAGCACTGCTGGAATATAAGAAGGTGATCGAGCCGGTGAAGACGACGGCTGTGGATCTGAAGCAGGGCATGATTGAAATAGAAAATACGTATCAATTTATTGATCTATCTCATTTGCAGCTCGAATGGAAGATTGTATATGACGATCAAGTGCTTGCCCAAGGTAAGACGTCGCTAGAGACGATTTTGCCTGGTGAGAAACGGGAGCATCTAATTGACTATTCTATTGATGAGGTGCTTCCCAACACGGATTACTATTTGAATTTGCAATATAAATTGAAGGATGGAATGGCTTACGCTGAACAGGGCCATGTCGTTGCTGATGCGCAGTTCAAGCTTCCGTATGAACGAACAGAAGTAACTGTGCGGAATGTATCAGGAGAACTAAGCATCGTGCGGGATGCGGTGTATACGACGATATCCAATGCTCAGTTCGAAGCGGTATTCGATCATGTGTACGGTTATTTACACAGCTACCGCAGGCATGGCGCAGCATGGATTGAACGCGGTCCGAGGCTGACGATGTGGCGGGCGCCGATTGATAACGACATGTACAAGGTTGATGATTGGAAGAAGAAATATTTCCTCCATCTCAGCAGCGAGCAGTTGATGGGCTTTGATGTGAAGGATTATGGAAGCTACGCGGAAGTAAATATATCAACTTACTTCAGTGCTCTGAATCAGGCCTTTGGCTTTGAGTCAACTTATCGTTACACCGTGTATGCGGATGGAGCGATTCGGCTTCATCTGGCCGGAGAACCCGTTATCTATAGCAAGGAAGTTCCATCCATGCTGCCGCGGTTAGGTATCGAGATGCATGTTTGCCAAGAGCTCGGAGATGTGACCTGGTACGGCAGGGGCTTTGGAGAGAACTATGTTGACAGCAAGCAGGCATCGATGATGGGAGTATATCGCGCAGCGGTTGAAGAATTGCATACTCCTTATGTGTATCCGCAGGAGAACGGCAATCGTACCGATGTGAAGTGGTTCAGTATGTCGGATCGCGAGGCGTCGTCGCTCTTGTTCAAATCGCGGAACAGCTGCGAGCTTACGGTGCATGATTACACGACAGAAGCGCTTGAACGGGCGAAGCATCATCATGAATTGGAGAAGGCCTCCTACCATGTTGTTCATATCGATGACATGCAGACAGGACTAGGCAGTAATAGCTGCGGCGAGGAGCAACTTCCTCCGTATAAGCTTGGCCTCCGGTCATTTGCGATTGATGTAGAATGGTCATCAGTGGTCCCTGGAACTGAAGTTTGTATGAGCAAGCGGCTATACGCCGAAAAGGAGTGA